AcgcattttgcggttttggcggaaaattgtgtgttttcagtttttgcggaaaaatgtattttttcgGTTCTGgcgaaaaaaattatttgcaaaaaaatagaatttccggtttgaaaataatattttgattttaaaaggttatttttgtcatttatcattttggactgaactagatgcatctgcatcagatgcaccatcaagactcaccttcatttggatGAGAATTTGagttgagtttttaaaaattcagttggttgatccatctggatgtagcattataatgcacaaaaAGAACATCGATTTGCAAATTCACCCAGATGATTCGTctgggtgagcaaacgaacagggTCATGATCTAAACTGACCCTCGATTTTAATCCACCTCTCTTCACGGCTTCTATACATCATTAAAGTATCAACACTCCGGCTACCAATGTGAAATCTCCACCATCTTCACTATCAAGTGGAAGAAACGCaactttttctaaaaaattccGACGCATTGTTCTATAGCGCATCGTTGTTATAGCATTGAAGTTTatctatatgaaaaaaaatttacaacaaAAATCATCTCAAGCAAAACTGACAATGAAAAGATCAAATCGCACATCAAGGGTATAGTTAGAACAAACCATGTAGTTATGACCCAAAGGGATGATTTGGGAGCTAAGAGTGTTGAGCACCTTTCCATATTCAGATGTGAAACCAAAACCTGGTAACGACCACACCGACTTATGTTTGTCGGAGGTACTTTGGCTGATCCCTACAATCAAACAATCAGCATCAAAGGGAGTCTGGTATCTGAAGagaaattttggatttttttttaagtatgcAATGCTTATCGCCTTTAAACCAAGGGTTGCCACTGAAAATGGGGAGAAGGTAGTCAACGCCAAATCCGTGTTTATAACTCGGCCGAGGTACGGCCGAACCCACAGGCTGCAGACAGAGCGGAGATGAACAGCCTCAAAACATGTCTCAAAACGACCGTTGATTAGTTCCAGCAAGTCTTTAGGGAGTAAAGACCAATCTACCATGATTAGATACGCTATAGGAAAGAGCAATAATGCGAAGAGTTAGGATCTGTGGGAGATGAATATGAAGATGAAGAGCAGGTCTTTGTTTATATGCTCTCATAAACAAAATAGCAAGTctttgttaatgttttattgtattattatttttagcttTATTACTGAATCACCAAACAACGACACTCAAGGCTGTCACAAAGGCTACAATTTTCTAATCTTTCTTCAGACTCACTGATTCGTATTAGTATAGTATTATATAGTAATGCCTCCCAATAACACTTACACGTCTTCTATAGATCGTCATTCTTCACAGTGTGGCTGTTGGCTGTTGAGGAGGTGTATATATTTCTGTGTGGTATTGGGGCCGGAGGTTCGTGGGTCTCTGGTTTCTATGTTCCTGCTTTGGGTTCCTCTGGTGGTCTCCGATGGTAGCGCATTAATGCTTATGAGGGTAGGTCATCTCTGATTCAAAGTCTTGGTCTCATCTCTTGTCATTGTGGTTGTCTCTTCTGCTTATCTCTATGTAGTTTAGTTTGTGCATTTCTGTTgatccaaattttcttttttttttttcaatttgtctATGTAATTTCTTGTATAAtattaagtattttatttaaaaagattGTTGAAAGGCTTTTCaatcacaaaaacaaattaacatATCCATAGTCATTCTACatgcttttctttattttggtgaaataaagatttttgtgtttatcatttttattttaaagaaaaaaattcaaatttattagaatttatatattttaatatagaagTATTTAAAACTACATGATAAgagatatatttaaaataactaatcATTAAATcgatataatataagaaaaaaaattataaaatataatttaactttattaaaatttaaataaaattaaattggagtagttaaactaaaacaaagtaaataagactataatatatttatgaccgttagaaaaatagaaaaataataatatttaaatgtaaattatttttagtttaaaattaaaaaaatatatattatttttaaaattattatttttgcgCATGGCAGATGAAAACTCATACTCGTCTTCCTCGATGAGTGTTGATGAGAGATTGTTCATGAAACCGTCATAGCAACCACAACTAGCTTTTTTATATTGCATTCACCACTTCTCATATCTTATGTGTTTTTGGATGTTTTATTTTTCGTGTTTTGAGATGAAATATATTCCGCAATGCTTTCTACAATTTGCAAAAACATCTTAGTAAGTTGTTTAAAACATGTTTACATAATTACATCTTATATGATGCTAATGTGTACACCAACGTCAcattgtacatgtgtacattaaCCTAACAATATACGTGTACAACATACATAAAACGCTCTCAGCCTCATATGATTTCCAAAAAGTCAACAATCTTTTTTGAGTCATCCTGCTGTGTGTACTTCTGCATATAATTACTGAAATCCGTAGCTTTTATTCCTTATTGTTGCTAGTTTCCATCCAGTTGTTAGGTAGATGTTAGGTAGCTGTTGAGGAGCATTACATCACATCCACGAGGACAAGATCTGCTATGATTTGTTCGAAAAATAGATTgttgatttttcttatttttaatagcCTTGACGTTGCATATATAAGAAAAGTTGATGTAACTGAGAAACCTTGAGAACAATAAATTTGcaaatttcattattttctcCACttccttttagttttttttctgtatCTGCCTTCACTCTCTTgggatatatataaaaaaaacataaaaatatctgAGAGaataggtttagagtttataggGTCAGATCGTTTTTGTGGGTTTGGTCCTGAAGAGCAAGATGCGTTTGAATGTGTGATATAGTATCTGCATAATGACTGAGCCAAACCCGATGTGGGACAAATAGAGCGCAAGTTCTGACCCTTTACCCCTCCTGAAATTAGTCCAGACGTTTCTTACACGTTATGTCTCACTGGTAACTTTCTTAACTCCTAAACATACtcattgttttaataaaaatgcGATTTATTAGTCTCTCATGGACCTAACTCTACTTGCAGATTTTTGTTTGCAAGGGGATCTTGGGCATGATTTTGACTCAAAAATAAACTTAACACGTTATACGAATAGCCCACCAAAGGGCAAGCGGGTTTGTTTGTTGGAGGTCTCTCTCAAGGTGATCAATTATTGATGAAAGAAGCTAAACATATCTGAGGTCTTTCTTTggataaacaagaaaatagatCGTGTCCAAAGaatgatttatgttttgttgATCTTGTTCTGGTTTGGTTTTGAACAGCTTAGTGTTGCTCTGTAATGGATGCATAACCACTAGATACGTCAGGAGATTATAAGGAACCGTTATTTTGCCTCGTGATAGCGATGTTCCTTCGAATCTTCTGACATATCTACTGCTTATGCCACCATTACAGAACAGCAACAAGCTGTTCAGAACCAAACCCAGAACAAGCACAACGGAACATAAAATCTGATCATCAGACACACGACCGTTGGGAAATTCTTTTGTACAACTTGAATCTGGAAATCGAAGAATCATGtttattggaaaaaaatataatttcttttcGTATTACAATTCTTTAGCACAATTTATATGGATAAAGAAGTGCATAGAGCTGGCTTCTTTCTCGGCTCAGATAAATGGGGAGTTAGCGGGTTACTTCAACAGCAAGAGAGGCTTGCGTCAAGGGTGCTcgctcttgccctatctttaTGTGATCTGTATGCAAGTTCTGACCAAGCTCTTGGATAAAGCGGCTCTTGAAAACCGCATAGGTTATCACCCCTACTGCAAGGAGTTATCCATCACACACCTCTGTTTTGCCGACGACGTCTTAGTCTTTTCAGATGGAAAGAAGAGCTCTATAGAAGGTGTGTTGACAGTTTTTAAGGAGTTTCCTATGATGTCCGGTCTGAGTATTAGCCTCGAGAAATCTACCCTGTTCCTGGCTGGTGTGAAGGAGGATGCTGCTGTGAAAATTTTGGATCAGTTCCCTTTTGAAGCGGGTTCTCTACCTGTAAGATACTTGGGGTTACCGCTGCTGTCAAA
This genomic stretch from Brassica napus cultivar Da-Ae chromosome C9, Da-Ae, whole genome shotgun sequence harbors:
- the LOC106347037 gene encoding F-box protein At2g16300, translating into MVDWSLLPKDLLELINGRFETCFEAVHLRSVCSLWVRPYLGRVINTDLALTTFSPFSVATLGLKAISIAYLKKNPKFLFRYQTPFDADCLIVGISQSTSDKHKSVWSLPGFGFTSEYGKVLNTLSSQIIPLGHNYMINFNAITTMRYRTMRRNFLEKVAFLPLDSEDGGDFTLVAGVLIL